In one Cystobacter fuscus DSM 2262 genomic region, the following are encoded:
- a CDS encoding NYN domain-containing protein, whose translation MDNEHRIALFLDFENLVTNTGISPNSFDLQPAMDRLLERGKVVFRRAYCDWSRFKEAKGNLHGFGVELIDVPPSTRSGKNGADMRMVIDALELCYAREHIDTFAIASGDSDFCPLAYKLRENGRTLIGLGVKEATSPLFVKACDEFIYLRPRHKEKDEKKDDRREDKKDKRSEEGGKGRKHGKESAPATSSKGKAEVPEIALEVVQRLLSRATGSVNPSLIKEAIVRKEPDFDERDHGFSTFAKLLAAMEHDGLLKRVQQGRQWYVVAPDSASEPPPPPHRGKHPRHEEEEEEVYPDPVDD comes from the coding sequence TTGGACAACGAGCACCGCATCGCGCTGTTCCTCGACTTCGAGAACCTGGTCACCAACACCGGGATCTCCCCCAACAGTTTCGACTTGCAGCCGGCCATGGATCGCCTGCTGGAGCGCGGCAAGGTGGTGTTCCGCCGCGCCTACTGCGACTGGTCGCGCTTCAAGGAGGCCAAGGGCAACCTGCACGGCTTCGGCGTCGAGCTCATCGACGTGCCCCCCTCCACGCGCTCGGGGAAGAACGGCGCGGACATGCGCATGGTCATCGACGCGCTGGAGCTGTGCTACGCGCGCGAGCACATCGACACCTTCGCCATCGCCTCGGGCGACAGCGACTTCTGCCCCCTGGCCTACAAGCTGCGCGAGAACGGCCGCACCCTCATCGGGCTGGGCGTGAAGGAGGCGACCAGCCCCCTGTTCGTGAAGGCTTGCGACGAGTTCATCTACCTGCGTCCGCGCCACAAGGAGAAGGACGAGAAGAAGGACGATCGGCGCGAGGACAAGAAGGACAAGCGCTCGGAGGAGGGGGGCAAGGGCCGCAAGCACGGCAAGGAGTCCGCGCCCGCCACCTCGTCCAAGGGCAAGGCCGAGGTGCCGGAGATCGCCCTGGAGGTGGTGCAGCGACTGCTCTCGCGCGCCACGGGCTCGGTCAATCCGTCCCTCATCAAGGAAGCCATCGTGCGCAAGGAGCCGGACTTCGACGAGCGCGACCACGGCTTCTCCACCTTCGCCAAGCTGCTCGCGGCCATGGAGCACGATGGCCTGCTCAAGCGCGTGCAGCAGGGCCGGCAGTGGTACGTGGTGGCGCCCGACTCGGCCTCCGAGCCTCCTCCTCCCCCTCACCGGGGCAAGCACCCCCGCCACGAGGAGGAAGAGGAAGAGGTCTACCCGGATCCCGTCGACGACTGA
- a CDS encoding aminotransferase class I/II-fold pyridoxal phosphate-dependent enzyme, which produces MRIPEFKLERYFATWEFRAPYLLCSSDIEGWRMSELLALADADARERWEQLTLGYTETPGLPALREEISGLYPGVRPDQVLTFAGAQEAIFILVNVLLGAGDHAVVTWPGYQSLYEVARATGADVTLLRLREEDGWRLDLAELERALRPDTKLLVVNFPHNPTGALPDADTWRELLALAEARGVYVLSDEVYRLMEYDARDTLPAAVELSARGVSLGVMSKSYGLAGLRVGWLACRDAGILSRCAAYKDYTTISNSAPSEVLALVALRARERVLARSRAIVSDNLARMDDFFTRHAEHFTWVRPRAGSVAFPRLKSDVPVAAFCERLVEQEGVLLLPGDVYDFPGNHFRLGLGRTNLPEALVRLERFCSTFFQR; this is translated from the coding sequence ATGCGCATTCCCGAGTTCAAGTTGGAGCGGTACTTCGCGACGTGGGAGTTCCGCGCGCCCTACCTGCTGTGCTCCTCGGACATCGAGGGGTGGAGGATGAGCGAGCTGCTCGCGCTGGCGGACGCGGACGCCCGCGAGCGCTGGGAGCAGTTGACGCTGGGCTACACCGAGACGCCGGGGCTGCCGGCGCTGCGCGAGGAGATCTCGGGGCTCTACCCCGGGGTGCGGCCTGATCAGGTGCTGACGTTCGCGGGCGCGCAGGAGGCGATCTTCATCCTGGTGAACGTGCTGTTGGGGGCGGGGGACCACGCGGTGGTGACGTGGCCGGGCTACCAGTCGTTGTACGAGGTGGCCCGGGCCACGGGAGCGGACGTGACGCTGCTGCGGCTGCGCGAGGAGGACGGCTGGCGGCTGGACCTGGCCGAGCTGGAGCGCGCGCTGCGGCCGGACACGAAGCTGCTCGTGGTCAACTTCCCGCACAACCCCACGGGGGCGCTGCCGGACGCGGACACGTGGCGGGAGCTGCTGGCGCTCGCCGAGGCGCGGGGCGTGTACGTGCTGTCCGACGAGGTCTACCGGCTCATGGAGTACGACGCGCGTGACACCCTGCCCGCGGCCGTGGAGCTGTCCGCTCGGGGGGTGAGCCTGGGGGTGATGTCCAAGAGCTACGGGCTCGCGGGCCTGCGCGTGGGGTGGCTGGCGTGCCGGGACGCGGGAATTCTCTCCCGGTGCGCGGCGTACAAGGATTACACCACCATCAGCAACTCGGCGCCGAGCGAGGTGCTGGCGCTGGTGGCACTCCGGGCGCGCGAGCGGGTGCTCGCTCGCAGCCGGGCGATCGTCTCGGACAACCTGGCGCGGATGGATGATTTCTTCACCCGGCACGCGGAGCATTTCACCTGGGTGCGCCCCCGGGCGGGCAGCGTGGCGTTTCCCCGACTGAAGAGTGACGTCCCCGTGGCGGCGTTCTGCGAGCGACTGGTGGAGCAGGAAGGCGTGTTGCTCCTGCCAGGAGACGTGTATGACTTCCCGGGCAATCATTTCCGGCTGGGGCTGGGCCGCACGAACCTCCCCGAAGCGCTCGTGAGACTCGAGCGCTTCTGCAGCACCTTCTTCCAACGCTGA
- a CDS encoding transglycosylase SLT domain-containing protein yields MGNYRIRSGDTLSSIAQRYNTSVDALMKANTQIKDANVILADDKLNIPGAKDEFVEGGGTPGGLPPPGQQLHTAGPESVEGPAEIGEMPEGQVGDWIRQATEKLKAAGVPVEKMNPQDIAKIIQHESSGNPNAINLWDDNAKRGTPSIGLMQTIQPTFDAYKLPGHDNIRDPVDNIIAAVRYSIDRYGSVSNVPGLQSMNGGGGYVGY; encoded by the coding sequence ATGGGCAACTACCGAATCCGCTCCGGCGACACCCTGAGCAGCATCGCGCAGCGCTACAACACCAGCGTTGACGCCTTGATGAAGGCCAACACGCAGATCAAGGACGCCAACGTCATCCTCGCGGATGACAAGCTCAACATCCCGGGCGCCAAGGACGAGTTCGTGGAAGGCGGGGGCACTCCGGGCGGCCTCCCTCCGCCCGGCCAGCAGTTGCACACGGCGGGTCCCGAGTCGGTGGAGGGCCCCGCGGAAATCGGCGAGATGCCCGAGGGCCAGGTGGGCGATTGGATCCGCCAGGCGACGGAGAAGCTCAAGGCGGCGGGCGTGCCCGTGGAGAAGATGAACCCCCAGGACATCGCGAAAATCATCCAGCACGAGTCCAGCGGCAATCCCAACGCCATCAACCTCTGGGATGACAACGCCAAGCGCGGCACCCCGTCCATCGGCCTGATGCAGACCATCCAGCCGACGTTCGACGCGTACAAGCTGCCCGGCCACGACAACATCCGCGACCCCGTGGACAACATCATCGCGGCGGTGCGCTACTCCATCGACCGCTACGGCTCGGTGTCCAACGTGCCCGGCCTCCAGTCCATGAACGGCGGCGGCGGCTACGTCGGCTACTGA
- a CDS encoding S-methyl-5'-thioadenosine phosphorylase produces MSPSPTPVIGIIGGSGLYQIDGLENVVWREVATPFGPPSDALCFGTLEGTPVVFLPRHGRGHRIAPSEINFRANIDALKRSGVTDVLSVSAVGSLREDLPPGTFVVVDQFIDRTFARTKSFFGTGCVAHVSMARPVCSRLGDAVMGGCETLGISARRGGTYLVMEGPQFSSLAESELYRSWGCSVIGMTNMPEAKLAREAELCYASVAMVTDFDCWHQGHDAVTVDQVVAVMTANSGKARALVKNTVPRLGKHSVPCVHGCQRALDHAIMTAPEARDPAVLARLDAVAGRVLRR; encoded by the coding sequence ATGTCGCCTTCCCCCACCCCTGTCATCGGCATCATCGGAGGCAGTGGCCTCTACCAGATCGACGGCCTGGAGAACGTCGTCTGGCGCGAGGTGGCCACGCCCTTTGGCCCGCCCTCGGACGCGCTGTGCTTCGGCACCCTCGAGGGCACGCCCGTGGTGTTCCTGCCGCGCCATGGCCGGGGGCACCGCATCGCCCCGTCGGAGATCAACTTCCGCGCCAACATCGACGCGCTCAAGCGCTCGGGGGTGACGGACGTGCTGTCGGTGTCCGCGGTGGGCAGCCTGCGCGAGGACCTACCCCCGGGCACCTTCGTGGTGGTGGACCAGTTCATCGACCGCACCTTCGCGCGCACCAAGAGCTTCTTCGGCACCGGGTGCGTGGCGCACGTGTCCATGGCCCGGCCGGTGTGCTCGCGCCTGGGAGACGCGGTGATGGGGGGCTGCGAGACGCTCGGCATCTCCGCGCGGCGCGGCGGCACCTACCTGGTGATGGAGGGGCCCCAGTTCTCCTCGCTCGCCGAGAGCGAGCTGTACCGCTCCTGGGGCTGCAGCGTGATTGGCATGACGAACATGCCCGAGGCCAAGCTCGCCCGCGAGGCGGAGCTCTGCTACGCGAGCGTGGCCATGGTGACCGACTTCGACTGCTGGCATCAGGGCCATGACGCCGTCACCGTGGACCAGGTCGTCGCGGTGATGACGGCCAACTCGGGCAAGGCGCGCGCGCTGGTGAAGAACACCGTGCCCCGACTCGGCAAGCACTCCGTGCCGTGCGTCCACGGCTGCCAGCGGGCGCTCGACCACGCCATCATGACCGCCCCCGAGGCGCGCGACCCCGCCGTGCTCGCCCGGCTCGACGCCGTGGCCGGCCGGGTGCTCCGCCGCTGA
- the mtnA gene encoding S-methyl-5-thioribose-1-phosphate isomerase encodes MKVHGKAMRSIWAEPNGSVGIIDQTRLPHAFVTLRLTTLEEAAHAIRSMQVRGAPLIGATAAYGVCLALRVDASDGALERACALLQATRPTAINLKWALDGMRRALHHLSPSEREKAAWAHAAALCDEDVAINHAIGRNGLALIQEAWERKGRKGRVNVLTHCNAGWLATVDWGTALAPLYLAQNEGLPVHVWVDETRPRNQGASLTAWELGQHGVPHTLIADNVGGHLMQHGEVDLCIVGTDRTTARGDVANKIGTYLKALAAKDNGVPFYVALPSPTLDWTLEDGVRDIPIEQRDGRELTDVSGRLASGEVVTVRVTPEGSAVANYGFDVTPARLVTALITERGVCPASQEGLLSLFPERRRLAGGTGT; translated from the coding sequence ATGAAGGTCCACGGAAAAGCCATGCGCAGCATCTGGGCCGAGCCGAATGGCTCGGTGGGCATCATCGACCAGACGCGCCTGCCCCACGCGTTCGTGACGCTGCGGCTCACGACACTCGAGGAGGCGGCCCACGCCATCCGCTCCATGCAGGTGCGCGGGGCGCCACTCATCGGAGCGACGGCGGCCTACGGGGTGTGCCTCGCGCTGCGGGTGGATGCCTCGGACGGGGCACTCGAGCGGGCGTGCGCGCTCCTGCAGGCCACCCGGCCGACGGCGATCAACCTCAAGTGGGCGCTCGACGGGATGCGCCGTGCGCTGCACCATCTGTCCCCCTCCGAGCGCGAGAAGGCGGCCTGGGCGCACGCCGCCGCGCTGTGTGACGAGGACGTGGCCATCAACCACGCGATTGGACGCAACGGGCTCGCGCTCATCCAGGAGGCGTGGGAGCGCAAGGGCCGCAAGGGCCGGGTGAACGTGCTCACGCACTGCAACGCGGGGTGGCTGGCCACGGTGGACTGGGGCACGGCGCTCGCGCCCCTGTACCTCGCGCAGAACGAGGGCCTGCCGGTGCACGTCTGGGTGGACGAGACGCGGCCGCGCAACCAGGGCGCGAGCCTGACGGCGTGGGAGCTGGGCCAGCACGGCGTGCCCCACACCCTCATCGCCGACAACGTGGGCGGCCACCTCATGCAGCACGGAGAGGTGGACTTGTGCATCGTCGGCACGGACCGCACCACGGCCCGGGGCGACGTGGCGAACAAGATTGGCACCTACCTCAAGGCGCTGGCGGCCAAGGACAACGGGGTGCCCTTCTACGTGGCGCTGCCCTCGCCCACGCTCGACTGGACGCTGGAGGACGGCGTGCGCGACATCCCCATCGAGCAGCGTGATGGGCGCGAGCTGACGGACGTGAGTGGACGGCTCGCCTCGGGCGAGGTGGTGACGGTGCGGGTGACGCCCGAGGGCAGCGCGGTGGCCAACTACGGCTTCGACGTGACGCCCGCGCGGCTCGTCACGGCGCTCATCACCGAGCGCGGCGTGTGCCCGGCCTCGCAGGAGGGGCTGCTGTCGCTCTTCCCCGAGCGGCGCCGGCTCGCCGGAGGGACGGGCACGTGA
- a CDS encoding class II aldolase/adducin family protein, with the protein MIATGRRMNATGLNQGTSGNLSVRVEGGFLLTPTGMDYDTLVPGDMVRMRMDGSYEGHREPSSEWRIHRDILATRPEVGGVLHAHSMFSTSLACLRRPIPAFHYMVTRAGGEDIRCSDYATFGTEELSRHVLVALEGRLACLMANHGMVALGATLAGAFKLAVEVETLAAMYWRALQVGEPVLLEPEEMRRVLEKFKTYGQQPARGG; encoded by the coding sequence ATGATCGCCACGGGGCGCCGGATGAACGCCACGGGGCTCAACCAGGGCACCAGTGGCAACCTGAGCGTGCGGGTGGAGGGCGGCTTCCTGCTCACGCCCACGGGGATGGACTACGACACGCTCGTGCCGGGGGACATGGTGCGGATGCGGATGGACGGCTCGTACGAGGGACACCGCGAGCCCTCCAGCGAGTGGCGCATCCACCGGGACATCCTCGCCACGCGGCCCGAGGTGGGGGGCGTGCTGCACGCGCATTCCATGTTCAGCACGAGCCTGGCGTGCCTGCGCCGGCCCATTCCGGCCTTCCACTACATGGTGACGCGCGCGGGGGGCGAGGACATCCGGTGCTCGGACTACGCCACGTTCGGCACCGAGGAGCTGTCGCGGCACGTGCTCGTGGCGCTGGAGGGCCGACTGGCGTGCCTGATGGCCAACCACGGCATGGTGGCCCTGGGCGCCACGCTGGCGGGGGCGTTCAAGCTGGCGGTGGAGGTGGAGACGCTCGCGGCCATGTACTGGCGCGCGCTCCAGGTGGGCGAGCCCGTGCTCCTGGAGCCCGAGGAGATGCGGCGGGTGCTGGAGAAGTTCAAGACGTACGGCCAGCAGCCCGCGCGCGGCGGCTGA
- a CDS encoding GNAT family N-acetyltransferase — translation MPSTVPASVFPEPITQPLAKSDSGSGFSCEHETLNRFFRESARQHQEKDISRTWVLRRSSSDDPALPPVLGFYTLSLTTLRRETLPSNIGKRLPNYPVPAIIIARLARDSRARGKGYGETLLDDAHLRALAINAQSGALCVIVDAKDASARDFYKKFGYEPLLSETDAPEWPLRMYLPMKDIRAAYTENT, via the coding sequence ATGCCGTCCACCGTGCCCGCATCCGTGTTCCCCGAACCCATCACTCAGCCGCTCGCCAAAAGCGACTCTGGAAGTGGATTCAGTTGCGAGCACGAGACGCTGAATCGCTTCTTTCGTGAATCGGCTCGGCAGCACCAGGAAAAGGACATCAGCCGCACCTGGGTTCTTCGCCGCTCCTCCTCCGATGACCCGGCATTGCCTCCCGTCCTGGGCTTCTACACCCTCTCGCTCACGACCCTGCGGCGCGAGACGCTCCCGAGCAACATCGGCAAGCGCCTGCCGAACTACCCCGTCCCGGCGATCATCATCGCTCGCCTCGCGCGTGACTCTCGTGCTCGGGGCAAGGGCTACGGTGAAACGTTGCTCGACGACGCCCACCTCCGAGCTCTCGCCATCAACGCGCAGAGCGGCGCTCTCTGCGTCATCGTGGATGCCAAGGACGCCTCCGCTCGCGACTTCTACAAGAAGTTCGGCTACGAGCCACTGCTCTCCGAAACGGATGCGCCGGAGTGGCCTCTGCGGATGTACCTGCCCATGAAGGACATCCGCGCCGCATACACCGAGAACACCTGA
- a CDS encoding ArsA-related P-loop ATPase, whose translation MDALWERRALLVSGKGGVGKTTVAAALARAAVNAGKRVLLAEVELGSAETDSPSHLAELVGARPSGAQVVSVSERLSFVRLSAIEGQRLFLQDILPLKVMADAAMRMRALRRFLEAAPALREMGVLYQMLHLIRLTRPEGQAQHPLCILDLPATGHALALAALPDTLLSVMPGGPIGRSVREGLTLLRDPALTGTVLVTLPEPLPVSETMELATAIKTHGIPLVAGVLNRMPDNPFSPDGRDAVKRLLEAHGPHRGQRALGRLDRARSAQNRLETNFPAQLLTLPDLTATERALVDQLAAHLARAPSSPASPVSRESAGAQP comes from the coding sequence GTGGACGCATTGTGGGAACGACGGGCGTTGCTCGTCTCGGGCAAGGGCGGCGTGGGCAAGACGACCGTCGCGGCGGCGCTCGCGCGCGCGGCGGTGAACGCCGGCAAGCGGGTGCTGCTCGCGGAAGTCGAGCTGGGCAGCGCCGAGACGGACAGCCCCTCGCACCTGGCGGAGCTCGTGGGCGCGCGCCCCTCCGGTGCCCAGGTCGTCTCCGTGTCCGAGCGGCTGTCCTTCGTGCGCCTGTCGGCCATCGAGGGCCAGCGCCTCTTCCTCCAGGACATCCTGCCCTTGAAGGTCATGGCGGACGCGGCCATGCGCATGCGCGCCCTGCGCCGCTTCCTGGAAGCCGCCCCCGCCCTGCGGGAGATGGGCGTGCTCTACCAGATGCTCCACCTCATCCGGCTCACGCGGCCGGAGGGTCAGGCGCAGCACCCACTGTGCATCCTGGACCTGCCGGCCACCGGCCACGCGCTCGCGCTCGCGGCGCTGCCCGACACGCTCTTGTCCGTCATGCCCGGCGGCCCCATCGGGCGCTCGGTGCGCGAGGGGCTCACGCTCCTGAGGGACCCGGCCCTCACCGGCACGGTGCTCGTCACCCTGCCCGAGCCCCTGCCCGTGAGCGAGACGATGGAGCTGGCCACGGCCATCAAGACACACGGCATTCCGCTCGTCGCGGGGGTGCTCAACCGCATGCCGGACAATCCCTTCTCGCCGGATGGGCGGGACGCGGTGAAGCGGCTGCTCGAGGCGCACGGGCCCCACCGGGGCCAGCGCGCGCTGGGCCGACTGGACCGGGCGCGCTCGGCGCAGAACCGGCTGGAGACGAACTTCCCCGCGCAGCTGCTCACCCTGCCGGACCTGACCGCCACGGAGAGAGCGCTGGTGGATCAGCTCGCCGCGCACCTCGCGCGTGCGCCTTCGTCCCCTGCATCCCCTGTCTCGCGCGAGAGCGCCGGAGCCCAGCCATGA
- a CDS encoding ArsA family ATPase — MSLQSLLRDKRVLVLCGAGGVGKTTTAAALGVAAARSGRKVLVLTIDPARRLAEAMGLKEGGAEPTTISPERLYAGGTPGTGQLDVWMLDPRIVFERFVHRLSPTPEAARTILDNRLYRFLSDLVAGMQEYAAAEALDHFLDEGKYDLVVLDTPPSRHALDFLEAPGRLARFLDDRIVSLFLPEEKGRGGRLWRKTSQLLGNVLGSIFGEGFTQEMRAFLGAFSGLFAGIRLRADRLRERLSAKDAAFLLVTSPEQASLDEAAFFRDMLHERELPFAGYVLNRSWAREDGLLPPEGLLRHVEDDTARGGVEALIRLAEQERARAEVHRGLLQRLAEKLPAGAVAVAAPESGGELEDFGGLVRLGDALAMG, encoded by the coding sequence ATGAGCCTGCAATCCCTGCTGCGTGACAAGCGCGTCCTCGTGCTGTGTGGCGCGGGCGGCGTGGGCAAGACGACGACGGCGGCGGCGCTGGGCGTGGCGGCGGCGCGCTCGGGCCGCAAGGTGCTGGTGCTGACCATCGACCCGGCGCGGCGGCTCGCCGAGGCCATGGGCCTGAAGGAGGGCGGCGCCGAGCCCACGACCATCTCCCCCGAGCGGTTGTACGCCGGGGGCACGCCGGGCACGGGCCAGCTGGACGTGTGGATGTTGGATCCGCGCATCGTCTTCGAGCGCTTCGTGCACCGGCTGTCGCCCACGCCCGAGGCGGCGCGCACCATCCTCGACAACCGGCTCTACCGCTTCCTGTCGGACCTGGTGGCGGGCATGCAGGAGTACGCCGCGGCCGAGGCGTTGGATCACTTCCTCGACGAGGGGAAGTACGATCTGGTGGTGCTCGACACGCCCCCGAGCCGCCACGCGCTGGACTTCCTGGAGGCCCCGGGGCGGCTGGCGCGCTTCCTGGATGACCGCATCGTGTCGCTCTTCCTGCCGGAGGAGAAGGGGCGCGGGGGGAGGCTGTGGCGCAAGACGTCGCAGCTGCTGGGCAACGTGCTGGGGAGCATCTTCGGCGAGGGCTTCACCCAGGAGATGCGCGCCTTCCTGGGGGCCTTCAGCGGGCTGTTCGCCGGCATCCGGCTGCGCGCGGACCGGCTGCGCGAGCGGCTGTCGGCGAAGGACGCGGCCTTCCTGCTGGTGACGTCGCCGGAGCAGGCCTCGCTGGACGAGGCGGCCTTCTTCCGGGACATGCTGCACGAGAGGGAGCTGCCCTTCGCGGGCTACGTGCTCAACCGGAGCTGGGCGCGCGAGGACGGGCTCCTGCCGCCCGAGGGGCTGTTGCGGCACGTGGAGGACGACACCGCGCGCGGCGGCGTGGAGGCACTCATCCGTCTGGCCGAGCAGGAGCGGGCCCGGGCCGAGGTGCACCGGGGGCTGTTGCAGCGGCTGGCGGAGAAGCTGCCCGCGGGCGCGGTGGCGGTGGCCGCCCCCGAATCCGGAGGCGAGCTGGAGGACTTCGGGGGACTGGTGCGTCTGGGAGACGCGCTGGCAATGGGCTAG
- a CDS encoding nuclear transport factor 2 family protein, producing MTMERARRFADALTRLEETGEMEALLELFGEDAQVSNVASQRTFHGKDGAQDFWREYKGLLRQVKSTFRNMIESGDRVALEWESNGTAHNGAVVNYEGVSIIEWDGERISRFYAYFDPRVLGMELSRGNAPRSEAPATAPA from the coding sequence ATGACGATGGAACGAGCACGGCGTTTCGCGGATGCGTTGACGCGGTTGGAGGAGACTGGCGAGATGGAGGCGCTGCTGGAGCTCTTCGGCGAGGACGCCCAGGTGAGCAACGTGGCCTCCCAGCGCACCTTCCACGGCAAGGACGGCGCCCAGGACTTCTGGCGCGAGTACAAGGGCCTGCTGCGGCAGGTGAAGTCCACCTTCCGCAACATGATCGAATCCGGGGACCGGGTGGCGCTCGAGTGGGAGTCCAACGGCACCGCGCACAACGGCGCGGTGGTGAACTACGAGGGCGTGTCCATCATCGAGTGGGATGGCGAGCGCATCTCGCGCTTCTACGCGTACTTCGATCCGCGCGTGCTGGGCATGGAGCTGAGCCGGGGCAATGCGCCGCGCTCGGAGGCGCCCGCCACCGCGCCGGCCTAG
- a CDS encoding LysM peptidoglycan-binding domain-containing protein — protein MSTYSVRSGDTLSAIAQRYHTTVGALAQANGIKNPNHILAGQKLTVPGGGSAPSAGAGSYTVRSGDTLSGIAQRHGTTVSALAQANGIKNPDLIQVGQKLSIPGKGGTSAPSAPSAPATGSYTVRSGDTLSGIAQRYGTTVSALAQANGISNPNHIQVGQKLRVPAGDHYEPAPSKPSTGGAGPVTGPSNEPGSKGGVSLAQLRRIMPNLSQAKAEQYLPHLNNAMAEAGINTPKRQAAFLAQLAHESGEFRYMEEIASGAAYEGRRDLGNTQPGDGVRFKGRGPIQLTGRSNYRAAGQALGIDLENNPKRAADPDVGFRTAAWFWNSRNLNQYADAGNFREVTRRINGGYNGLASREAYYQRALGVLS, from the coding sequence ATGAGCACCTACTCTGTCCGTAGCGGCGACACCCTCTCGGCCATCGCCCAGCGCTACCACACCACCGTCGGTGCCCTCGCCCAGGCCAATGGCATCAAGAACCCCAACCACATCCTGGCGGGCCAGAAGCTCACGGTCCCCGGTGGAGGGAGCGCTCCCAGCGCCGGCGCCGGCAGCTACACCGTGCGCTCCGGGGACACCCTCAGCGGCATCGCCCAGCGCCACGGCACCACGGTGAGCGCGCTCGCCCAGGCCAACGGCATCAAGAACCCCGACCTCATCCAGGTGGGCCAGAAGCTCTCCATCCCCGGCAAGGGCGGCACGAGCGCCCCCAGCGCTCCCTCCGCGCCGGCCACCGGCAGCTACACCGTGCGCTCCGGGGACACCCTCAGCGGCATCGCCCAGCGCTACGGCACCACGGTGAGCGCGCTCGCCCAGGCCAACGGCATCTCCAACCCCAACCACATCCAGGTGGGCCAGAAGCTGCGCGTGCCCGCGGGTGACCACTACGAGCCCGCCCCCAGCAAGCCCTCCACGGGCGGCGCCGGCCCCGTCACCGGCCCGAGCAACGAGCCCGGCTCGAAGGGCGGCGTGTCGCTCGCGCAGCTGCGCCGCATCATGCCCAACCTGTCCCAGGCCAAGGCCGAGCAGTACCTGCCCCACCTCAACAACGCCATGGCCGAGGCCGGCATCAACACCCCCAAGCGCCAGGCCGCCTTCCTCGCGCAGCTCGCCCACGAGAGCGGTGAGTTCCGCTACATGGAGGAGATCGCCTCGGGCGCCGCCTACGAGGGCCGCCGCGACCTCGGCAACACCCAGCCGGGCGACGGCGTGCGCTTCAAGGGCCGCGGCCCCATCCAGCTCACCGGCCGCAGCAACTACCGCGCCGCCGGTCAGGCGCTCGGCATCGACCTGGAGAACAACCCCAAGCGCGCCGCGGATCCGGACGTGGGCTTCCGCACCGCCGCCTGGTTCTGGAACAGCCGCAACCTCAACCAGTACGCCGACGCGGGCAACTTCCGCGAGGTCACCCGCCGCATCAACGGTGGCTACAACGGCCTGGCCTCCCGCGAGGCCTACTACCAGCGCGCGCTCGGCGTGCTGAGCTGA
- the sitI6 gene encoding SitI6 family double-CXXCG motif immunity protein, translating into MTRFYELRAPRDSQYTGDVSARHKWGSLPGLRCPECGATWAGGLAAYPSVDLSAWDERGLYARPRPEPFDEFVRLCSLVRPFLPAGARLRPGTRLGPLVGTAEGTFGSFFLHSPGLNLIRREALERLRAEGVRGLRGVRAELVFQRPAPPELVELELFPRGRLHPGCTPERPPACPKCGRDSFPFPDEPVLEGSSLPTDADLFLLSDFETIRIATDRFVDAVRRLNLDDIHIREVSVL; encoded by the coding sequence ATGACGAGGTTCTACGAACTGCGTGCACCCAGGGATTCCCAGTACACCGGCGATGTCTCCGCCCGTCATAAGTGGGGGAGCCTGCCTGGGCTGCGCTGTCCTGAATGTGGCGCGACCTGGGCGGGGGGACTGGCGGCGTACCCGAGTGTGGATCTGTCCGCTTGGGACGAACGTGGTTTGTACGCCAGGCCCAGGCCCGAGCCGTTCGACGAGTTCGTTCGGTTGTGTTCGCTGGTTCGGCCCTTCCTGCCCGCCGGTGCGCGGTTGCGTCCAGGAACCCGGTTGGGGCCGCTGGTGGGAACGGCCGAAGGCACCTTTGGCTCCTTCTTCCTCCATTCTCCCGGACTGAACCTGATTCGCCGCGAGGCGCTGGAGCGCCTGCGGGCGGAGGGTGTGCGGGGACTGCGTGGGGTGCGCGCGGAACTGGTGTTCCAGCGGCCGGCGCCACCGGAACTGGTGGAGTTGGAGCTTTTCCCTCGGGGTCGGCTGCATCCCGGGTGCACTCCAGAGCGGCCCCCCGCGTGTCCCAAATGTGGCCGGGATTCCTTTCCCTTCCCGGACGAGCCCGTCCTGGAGGGGAGCTCACTCCCCACCGATGCGGATCTGTTCCTGTTGAGTGATTTCGAGACGATCCGCATCGCCACCGACCGGTTCGTGGACGCGGTGCGTCGCTTGAACCTGGACGACATCCACATCCGCGAGGTCTCCGTGCTGTGA